Within Sorghum bicolor cultivar BTx623 chromosome 2, Sorghum_bicolor_NCBIv3, whole genome shotgun sequence, the genomic segment TACAGGGCCCGCCGTATCCGATCCTTTTTCGACCCAGACACTGCAATAAACAACACGCGAGGTGGCTGCTGCGCGTGAACATGGCATCCTTCATGTGCGGTGTTGCATCCGCATCGGAACCGTCGCCGTCGCAACTCGGAACACGCACACTCACACTCACAAGGGcacaaattttttcaagattttccgtcacattaaaacctttagacgcatgcatatagtattaaatatagatgaaaaataaaattaattgtacagtttgttcgaaatttacgagacgaattttttaagtctagttagtctatgattagacaataattatcacaaaacGGAAGTGCTATATTGTCTCGAAATTTTTCAATTCAGAAACTAAACACGCCCTGTTCATAGTCACTTGGCTTGGCTAGACGTGGCGGCGGCAGCGCATGTGGGTGGAGCAGGGGGGGACCAGGTAACGGTTAAGCGGGCCCTTATGGTCCACTTGGCCAGAGTCCAATGGGCCTTTCTTGCTAGCTCAGACCCGGAGGAATGAAGGAGAGGGCTTGGCTCGCTGGATGGGCCCATGCAACGGATCTACACGCAGCCTGTATACGATGGCGTGGAGTAGACCAGGAGTTACGTGGGCCAGGCTTTGTATCCCCGCCTTCTCTGCTGTATGCAAGTGAAAAGTAGGGTTTGGCTCCCTGAATTATTATCGTCTCCACAAATCAAACTCTACAATTAGATACATTAACCTTGTTTTAACCTTGTTTGGTTCCTCTTGTTAAATTTTAGcaagttaaactttagtcactttagtagctaaactttCAAATATACTGATTagaaaggagctaaaatagtctAGTCTTACTAGTCacctaagagtagctaaaatagttttagcTGATTAAAATTTAgaaaggggaaccaaacaggcacATTGTCTTTTTATAAGTTTTATTAACTCTCGGAACCATTTAAGGTACCTATCTTTATACGGTTAAAAGTTATTATTTTTAAGTGGTTACTATGTTTTCAATCATTATAAAGAAAATTTCGGAGGGACCTAATAAGGCTTCACATTACAAAAAGTATCTCTATTATAAGACCCTGGAGAAAAATAGAAGTAGGTTGACATACGATGATGTAGAGCTGGTGAAAGTATTCCTAGAAGCTTTAATAATTAGACATGGCTCTAGAAAACGAGTAAATTATTATGAAatttagaatttttttttaaaaaaacaatctATCTCCAATATCTAAACAACAAAAACACGACGGTTCATGCTCTATTTTCTATGGAGTTTGGTGGGTTCACACTGCACGTTCTACTCTCAGTGGAGCTGGGTGGGTGTGGCGGGGAGCGATCGAGGCTTAAGCCCTCAAAACCTATGCTCGATTTATTTTCCACGGCGACATGGACATAGAACCCAAGAGTGATTAAGCATGAAATCTAACACCAAATTAAAACTCTATGCTAGTGACAACAAATCCAAAACATGAGAGCGACGTAGAGCACGCATGGCACACTGCCGACGTATAGCCAAAAACATCATTTGTGTGAAGGTAAGGGTGACGCCAGTAGCCGTAAAAAGAAGAAGACGTCTTTGCTTCACATATCATCGCTTTCCATATGCAACTAAATTAAGACCTTAACTAGTTCATTTTTTTCTTCCTCTATAATAACCGAGCGTCTCCATTTCAACATCAAGACATAGACTATGCCCACACACAACTATTACGTCTACAGAGTACAAATGCACTACGATATAGAAGAATTCCGGTTTTCCTCTACCTCCAATATGGTAGATAGATGAAAAACTGGTATGATAAAGAAAACATGTCATCATCGACTATGGCATCTGCAATACTATATGAGAAAAGAACATATGCATCGGTCGGCTACGATGTAAACCAGGTAGCTTATAAGCATAAGGTTGATTATCTTATGACATCAACTTTAAATCTCCAGCCGATAGCGGGATACTTATCTTTATCCTTGCGCgtatataataaataaaaaaatccgTAAAAAAATCTCTAAACTTTTTGCGCCCTGTCAGTCGGTCAACGGCCAGTCAGCAGCTGGCTAGGCAGGGGCAGGCAAAGCGAAGCTAGACAAGGAAGCAACGGCGTTGGCTGGCGAGGCGCAGCCCCGCTCACACCATCACGCTCTCATCTCCTCCACAGGCACAGCGGAGCGCCACCCCGGCGGCGTGCCTTTTACAAATCCGaggggcgcaaggaattccgcCGCGTCCTCCCACCCCACAGAACAAAAAACAAAAGCGACAACACAGCTCGCCCCCCCGCGGGAGGAGTGACCCGGCGACAGCTCACTCGCGTGCGTGCGCCACCCATCCATCCCCCGACCCTCAGATCCCATCTCGCGCGCGGCGGCCATTCCCTCCCATggccaccgccgccaccgcctcccacccggcctccgcctccacctccggCCGCGACGCCCTCGCCGCATCATCCTCCTCCCACGCCGCCGTCTGCCTCGTCCCGTTCAGGtaccttcccttcccttccccccTCCcagtcgctcgctcgctcgctctctGGGAGAGCTGCCGTGTCGGATTTGACAATGCGGTGCGGTGGGCTGTGTGCAGGTGGTGGGCGCGGGtgcgggaggaggaggcggcgggcgGGGTGCAGTACGCGGCTACCGCCGCCGCGTCCCCGTCCTACTACGGCCTCAGGCTGCTCCACAGCTTCCTGCACCCGGATCTCGTCCTGCGCCTCGAGCGCGGGGACTTCCGCGCCGGtgacggaggcggaggcggccgcAGCTACGCGCTCGTCCCGGCCGACGAGCTCTCCAGGGCGCTTGCTAGGTGAGCTCCTCCGCAGCTTATCCTCTCCGTGCCTGCGGTTTTTAGGGGAGGGGGTCGAGATTTTGATGCACCggctcatcggctgcccatcccTAGCAGCGTGATGGTGCAGCTTGCAGCGTTTAGGTTGCATTGTACTGAACCAGGCAATGATTGATATACTAGATTCAGCTGTAGTTATCAACGTAGTGATCGTAGCGGCAAGTGGATCTTGTCCTGACACCATTTTGAGTTGCGATCAGGCCTTAAGGTTTCAGTGTTCACACGTGTCTCTAGCAAAGCTCGAATGCACTTCCCCAAGTCCAGTCGTGGCCTGCAACACCGATCAGATCTAGGGCACCAGTGTTCAGCATTGCTCATGGGAACCCTGTCATCCTCCAGGGGGCAAGGTGATGCCAACTTGCCAGGGAGACGACGGCTTGTGTGTCGGAGTAATTCCTTTATTAGATGCTAACTTGGCGTGTTGTGTGTATTTTCGACACGTGTCCTGCCGTTGCTAGTTTTGCCAGAGTTCCATGCACGACGAGCGATGTGTTGATGCCAAACTAAAACAGGACCATTGCTTGTCTCCATAATGCTCAAGCACAGCATACCGTTGGTAGTTAAGGCATGTAGTTATTGAActtgtttttctttttaaatgAAAATGACTTGATTTTGAATAACTTACGACTTTGGCTCGGCTTGTTAGGTTTAGCTTGTTAAGCTCGGTTTGAAGTTGGGTCTCAAACAATTCAGGAGACTATGATAAATAAGCTTATGCCAATTTTGAAGAAAGCTAAAAAAAAGTGCAGCTGGCTCGTTATCCACCTCTGTGCAACACCGATCAGATctaaggcacgagcgggagtcaaGGTGTTGCCAACTTGCAGGAGGAGATGATGGCGTGTGTGTCAGAGCAAATCCTTTATTAGTTGCTAACTTGGCGTGTTGTGTGTATTTTGGACACGTGTCCTGCCGTTGCTAATTTTGCCAGAGTTCCATGCACGACGACTGCCATGCTGATGCCAAACTAACACAGGACCATTGCTTCTCTCTGGAACGCTCAAGCACAGCATAGAACTGGTAGTTAAGGCATGTGGTTATTGGCCTAGCAAATTTAGTTTTCAAAACCTTATGTGTTTCACATCCGACTTGCTTATGGTGCACATGAAGCATGCACATAGATTTGTGCATGTTACTTTTGATCAGATTATTGTTGTTCCCTACTCCCTAGACAGGCTGCAGACCTGCTGTAATATTTGTGTAAACAAAATCATGAATCAAATTTTACATCCTGCTTTGTGTTCCTTGATCTTCTCAATTTTTACCTCTACCGTTTCACTACGTGGCTGCATGAAAACCATCAAACATCAGAATCTATAATCCAAGGGAGTCCATCGCTTTGTATCATCACACAGAATGCATGTGCACACACTGATTTTTGTTGCAATACGTATGCCTATTTGCTCTGCAATTTTCATTGAATTGTAGGTTTGTCCTGCTTTGTGaataggagcattgttgggttcAACACACAGATTATCTcattatttgtttatttgataagttGGAAGCACCCTTGAGTATACAGTATCCACAAATGAGTATACCACTATACCCTCATTGTGGAGTTGGAGTCAAATATTATTTGTGGAGTCAAATATTTCTCTTCACTGTGTTTGACTTGAAATCTGTTTCCTCTCCAGTGACATATTCAGCTTTGTAGAAATTAGCTCTACTAAAACATAATGCTCTCTAGATGCTTGATCAATGCTGTACCTTTAGCCTTTACTTCTTAGGCTCACAGTTGTGTTGTTTTTGACAAATGCTTTATGTCACTTTTTTGCCAGGCAAAACTCTGGTTTGGGTTTACAAAATAAGCATTCGTTTGCTGGAGATAGTGCTGGTGCTTATCCTTTAGTGCTTAGGATCTCTGTCCGAGAAACAAGTATATTGACACTGAAGATCAGCAAAAAGGTACCATACTTGACAGGCAATTTGTGGCTTAATTAATTCCTTCTATGGATGATACTTACGCCTTTAATTCTGCTTCAGGACAATCCAGTTGAGAACTACAAACGGGCTAACAAGATTTTTAATGTTGATTCTCAACCAGTATGTTGCTGTTCACATTTCCAACTTTGGAAATACACTTCCATTACTGCTGTTTACTTAATGTTTCTTTATCCAGGTTCATGTTTGGGATTTTTCAGGGCAGACAAACCTAATATTAATGAATGaatggaatagactacatgACTGCTGCCATGCAGATCAAGAGGTAGTATCAGTTGCCACATTTGACCCCCTCTACTAATTTTTTATTTCGCTTCACTGTAATTAATTTAATATTTGGAGATGATATTAATTTCTGTTTTTTATCTTCTTATATAAACGGCCTAATATTTTCTTGCCAAATGTAGTTCCTTATCCTTTTCATTTGTGCGTGCAGAATCTTCTGGAAGTGCAAGTCTATGCAATGTCTGACTCCTTAACATCCAAAATTGGTGGTGATATGAATTCTGATTTGTCCTACAGAAGCTTTGGAAGAGCTGGTTCTATGGGGTTAATAGGATTGGAGAATCTTGGAAATACTTGCTTTATGAACAGTTCAATTCAATGTTTGGCTCACACACCAAAGCTTGTTGATTACTTCCTTGGTGATTATGCCAATAATATAAACCGGACTAATCCATTGGGACTGAATGTATGTAGATTTTCTCGTTaaaacacacacaaaaaaatacTGCAAACATTCAGATAATTGTTTGCTGACTTTTCCATTAACTAGGGTGAACTTGCTTTGGCGTTTGGAGAACTGTTGAGGAGCTTATGGACTGACAGAAAACCCATTCCACCTCATCATTTCAAGGAAAAAATTGCGTGTTTTGCTCCTCAGTTCAGTGGCTTTAATCAGCATGATTCACAGGAGCTTCTTGCTTTTTTATTGGATGGTCTTCATGAAGATCTTAACCAGGTTAAATGTAAACCGTATGAAGAAGCAAAAGATGCAAGTGGCCGTCCTGACGAAGAAGTAGCAGATGAGTATTGGAGCAACCATCTAGCTCGAAATGATTCTGTTATAGTTGATACATGCCATGTAAGTTTAAACCCCCTATTCTTTAAACTCCGCTCATCCTGAAATAGTGACATATTTGTAGTTCTTTCGTGCTTGTAACCTCATATCTGTCAATTGATCTCACAAACTAGAAACATGCCATTTATTGAATACTGATGGAAGTGACCATATTCTATTCCACAGACATTATTGCAGATCTAAACACCAATCAGGGGTTGGGATTAAAACACTTAGTCAATCTGTAGTTTTACCAATTAAGAGAGTGCATAACCATAGTATATTAAGATTTCCTATTTGAGGAAACATAGAAGCATCCTCATTGAGACATTGGCTATCCATTTTATTTTCTGTAATCTGTTGCCACCTGCCACTACGAGGATACACCTTGCTATTTTGTGTCATTGTCACATGGTGAAACTATATATTTTATGCAGTGATAGTTCAATGTGCATCCTTTTATGTTTTATGTGTATGTTGTTAAATAAACTCTTCTGATTATCTTTTGCAGGGACAATATAAATCTACATTAACTTGTCCTACTTGCAGTAAAACATCTGTCACATTTGACCCATTTATGTACTTATCTTTGCCTGTACCTTCCACGGCAAAGAGGGTAATGACCGTAACAGTTTTCAGCACTGATGGTAGCAGAGAGCCATGCTCATATGATGTCAGTGTGCCAAAATTTGGGACTCTGAGTGATCTTGTTCAGGCTTTAAGCATTGCTTGCTTACTTGGAGATGATGAGATCCTGCTGGTTACGGAGGTATCATTTCCCTTCCTTGTTGCCCCTTctgatttttttgcaaaatttagaGCTATTTTAAGCAATACAAGTTCTTTTGCTCTTTCACTTACTGGAACTGACTATGCAGGTCTACAATAACTGCATCATTCGATACTTGGAGGAGCCTTCAGATTCAGTTTCATTGCTGAGGGATGGAGATAAACTGGCAGCATACCGTCTACCCAAAAGACATGAGAAATCCCCCTTTGTGGTTTTTACACATCAATATTTTGATGAGTAAGCACACCCAAATTTGGTGTACAGTGATGCAATTTGCCTTTCGTGACCTTTATGTATTCTGTTAACATTGTGTTTACCTGTCATTTCATTCAGGCATTCTAGTGATGATAATTTAACTCGACAAATGAGGGAGTTTGAGGCCCCACTTTTGGCAGCACTTCCAGAGACAATTAATGGATTATCCCTTCAGGATATCTACCTAAAGTTGTTGAGTCCATTTCGACTTTCCAACAGGGCTGGTTCACTTAATGTTTGTATGGAGTCTAATAGTGACTCCATCGATCTGACGGATGCAACGTCTTCTGATTCAGGCAGTAATAGTTTTCAGAACAGCCAATCGGAAGACGGCCCTGAAAGCAGCCACTGTAGTGCTAGTGAATGTGAAATAATGAAAAGACCTGATGATTTATGTGATGGGGGTTCTGATTCTAACAAGGAGGCACAGATGGAGGAGTTtgaattttatttaaaaaatgaaAGGGGTGATGGCCAGCTTCAGAAGATAGAAATCAATGAGCTCGATTTACTTGAGACAGCACCAAGCCGGTTGCATGTGAATGTCCACTGGCTACGAAACGCTTCAAAAAAATATGCTACCTCAATGCTGAGCAATCTACCTGAGATTCACAAGCTTGAGCTTATCCCGAAAGGAACTGAAGATTCTGTTGCACTACATGGTTGTCTGGAAGCCTTTCTAAAAGAGGAACCATTGGGACCAGAGGACATGTGGTAAGTGTACCTTGCGGGACAAGTGTGTTGCTTTTTGCTTAACTGTTCGCGGAATAGCCTTCTTTACAATCTTCTTTTCTAAAACGAAATCATTGTTGCACTAATACTGCAAGCATTAAACACATTAAACATTCAAAATATCTCCCCAAAACGTGGTACCTGTGCAAAATATCTCCTCAAATGTGGTACCCTAGTGAGCGATTCCAAACTGATAGCGTACTGTTGGTTTCATTATTGAGTCCCACTTTATTCTGTGCTTGTTTATCAGGTATTGCCCCTGCTGCAAGAAGCATCAACAAGCAATGAAGAAACTTGATCTCTGGAGGCTGCCCGAAGTTCTGGTGATCCACCTCAAAAGGTTCTCCTACACTCAGTTCACAAGAAACAAGCTGGAGACATTCGTTGACTTCCCCACCACCGATTTGGATCTGTCATCCTACATCGCTGACAAGAGCAAGCAGCCAAGCAGCCATTATCGCCTGTATGCTATTAGCAACCACTACGGAAACATGGGAGGGGGCCATTATACCGCCAGCATCTATGTGAGTCCCTCTGCTATGTTGTACGCTGCTGTTGAATCGTTGTCCATTCCGAGTGATTAGTTTAGTTTGCATTCATTTTGATTCCCTGATTGCTGATCAAGGTTAGTTGGCTGATAAAGGTGGGTTACTGACACATTTGGTATTTTTCTGTAGCACGAGGAAGGGAAGGGGTGGTATAAGTTCGATGATGACTACGTGACTCCTATGAGCGAAGACAGTATAAAGACCTCGGCTGCTTACGTGCTGTTCTACAGACGAGAGTGACTGAGGATACAATACAATGGCATTTTCTGCTTGCGGTGGTTTTTGGTTGGCAACTCCAGTCTAATCTCCAGAACAGACCTCCCCCCTCCCTACACACTGCTGCTTCAGACGTGTCCGAGTTTCCTAACATCTCGGCATTTGAATCTCTCAAGCCACACTGACACCTACCAATGATACAACAGCATTCTGTACAGATTCATCTGCCAACAGGAGAGAAGAGATCCCAAAGAAAGATGTAGCTGATGCAATGCAATATTCTTTTTCCCCCCAGCCCACACAgtatccttatatgggcaacattcttttttcccccccttagctcACAGTAATTCTTATATGGGCAGTACATGGACCAGACCCCCAACATTGTAATTCCTCCCAACTCCATTCACCAGTCAGTGAAAGGCTTTATATAATGGGTAGTAGTACATTTCTTTTGTCGCCGCGCACCGAATCGGAGGCGGCGATGTAACAGTTGTGTAAATTAACTGCCAAGTGTGAGCCGTGACCAGTCCCCGTCCTGATCGGTTGGGCTTGGGCGTGCGACCGCGACGCCGCAGCTGCTCCCCCCCCGTGCTGTCTCTTGTCGCCTCCGCCCGTGAACCGCCAACTCGCCGGAGCCTGTTGTCCCCGGCGTCCGTCGGGTCAGCTTGACGCCGACGCGGCGATGATTGGAGGCGTGGAACGCGATGGTTTTCCGTGGTGACGGCCCGCTGTTCGCGAGCGTGGTTTGACAAAAAAACGAAATGATTCTGGCCTATCCGGAGACCAAGGCCATCTGCCGTGACGCGGCGTAGGGCCGGGCCGTAGCGGACCAGGTGCGAGCGATGAGCATCGGCGCCTTTCTGGGCGGAGGCGTCTGTGGCCTCGGGGCGACACGTCCATGGTAGCTACAGTATAACGAACAGCAGCAGCACTGCAGCAGGCGTGGAGGTCCAGTCCAGTCCTTCAACTCTTGATGGGCAAACCATCCTCTGCATCTTgttcttgctgctgctgctgctgtgtgtTGTGCTTGATCCATGGTTTCCTTGACGGGTATCTATCCGAGCACCTGCTAAACAAATCCAACTGCTGATCCAAAAGCCTTCTCGATGTCTGATATCTAACCTGGTGGTGGTGACATGACACACATGTAGCTGCTTTGCACGTGCAACAacaataaaatatataataaaatatatactgtaagagcaactccagtccAAGTCACTAAATTAAGctcttaaatttttatttacatgctatgataaaaaaaagtaggggctcaaattaagacccaactccaacccacctcctaaacaagtaggatagggggttctagatgtgaggggctgaaactataatttaggagggcatggaaaatgggagcccaagtaggaggtgggttggagttgatcaaatccctagatttagaatagggacttgtttagaaggtgggttggagttgctctaagaccCTAGTAGTAGTGGTTAATAGTAATGTTCGTGCCCTGCTGTTTGTCTTTTGGTTTGGTTTGTGCACGCAATGAAAAGGgaaaaaggaaaggaaagggTGCTGGAGAGTGGAGACCAAGAATGGAATAGGACACCTCCTTTTCCTGTGGTGGCTGCCAGATCCTAGCAGGAGCCAAGCCAGGAGCCGGCCGGGGATGGCTGGAGACCACATGAATGTGATGGTCAGGCTCGGCAGGGTGGACGGTTCGGATCGGATAGCCAGACCAGACCAGATGCCTGCGAGTGCGAGGGCGCCGGGGAGGCGGGCGGGGACTAGCCTGGATGTGATGTCTGATTGGGGAGTGAGCCAGCATGGTCCAATCGAGCAGACTAGTAGTACTGTAGTAGTACACTCGTCCATGGGCGGAAGCAGAATGGCATCTGCTGCTGCCTCCATTCAAATATCAAAGTAAAGAAAAGATACAATTCTACTATAGTGCTACATCAAATAATCTAATCAAtaagtttatataaaaaatagtaTGTATTATACTACTACATGAGTACTGTTAATTAGCTTCGGTTTATGATATACTTTTATAACACATGTATTTTGGTGTCGAGAATGTTAATATTGTTTTCTACAGATTTAGACATATGTAATATGGTTTGACTCATATACTAAATCCGAAATCACGTTCTTTCTGGGATGGTGGTAGTACAGTTCTCCCATGACATTGATGGGAAACAAAACGAAACCAAACCAGGTGGGCCGTGGGTGTAGGACTATCTGCATACTATGCATGAAAATTTTTCAGATGCCTAAATTTTTTAGATGATTTTTAGACAACAGTCTTATATAAATCAACTAGTACAATTGAAGGATAACATAGAAAGAGACAATTCATAGTTTTTTTCCTATAGTTTCCAATGAAAATTTTCCTATGGTCTGGTCAACAAAAAGAAAAGGTTCATGAAATATAACAGAAGTGCAAAAAATTAGTATACTAGTGCCAGATATTGATGTTggcttaaaaaaaattattaaccCTAATGTTGGCTTTAAAACTATAGATCTTCTTTAACGGTAATGCTCTGATCCGAGCGTCCGACGTTCCGGAGGCGTGTTAGACAACGATTCGATACAGCAACCACGCTTCCTCTTCCactcatctctcacatccttatcCTTTCGTCGCACTGCAGTTCATTTACAGCAAGTGCTCTCTATGGATCTAGCAGCGCTGCGTGCCCTCGACTTTTGCTATGCAGTGCCACGAACTAGCGGCCATGCTCCTCCCCGCCTTCTTCCCGTCCTCCACACACCTCGCTTCCTCCATgaccggcggcggcgtcctccTCTCCTACTCT encodes:
- the LOC8086427 gene encoding ubiquitin carboxyl-terminal hydrolase 8, which gives rise to MATAATASHPASASTSGRDALAASSSSHAAVCLVPFRWWARVREEEAAGGVQYAATAAASPSYYGLRLLHSFLHPDLVLRLERGDFRAGDGGGGGRSYALVPADELSRALARQNSGLGLQNKHSFAGDSAGAYPLVLRISVRETSILTLKISKKDNPVENYKRANKIFNVDSQPVHVWDFSGQTNLILMNEWNRLHDCCHADQENLLEVQVYAMSDSLTSKIGGDMNSDLSYRSFGRAGSMGLIGLENLGNTCFMNSSIQCLAHTPKLVDYFLGDYANNINRTNPLGLNGELALAFGELLRSLWTDRKPIPPHHFKEKIACFAPQFSGFNQHDSQELLAFLLDGLHEDLNQVKCKPYEEAKDASGRPDEEVADEYWSNHLARNDSVIVDTCHGQYKSTLTCPTCSKTSVTFDPFMYLSLPVPSTAKRVMTVTVFSTDGSREPCSYDVSVPKFGTLSDLVQALSIACLLGDDEILLVTEVYNNCIIRYLEEPSDSVSLLRDGDKLAAYRLPKRHEKSPFVVFTHQYFDEHSSDDNLTRQMREFEAPLLAALPETINGLSLQDIYLKLLSPFRLSNRAGSLNVCMESNSDSIDLTDATSSDSGSNSFQNSQSEDGPESSHCSASECEIMKRPDDLCDGGSDSNKEAQMEEFEFYLKNERGDGQLQKIEINELDLLETAPSRLHVNVHWLRNASKKYATSMLSNLPEIHKLELIPKGTEDSVALHGCLEAFLKEEPLGPEDMWYCPCCKKHQQAMKKLDLWRLPEVLVIHLKRFSYTQFTRNKLETFVDFPTTDLDLSSYIADKSKQPSSHYRLYAISNHYGNMGGGHYTASIYHEEGKGWYKFDDDYVTPMSEDSIKTSAAYVLFYRRE